From Cecembia calidifontis, one genomic window encodes:
- a CDS encoding TIGR00730 family Rossman fold protein, translating to MLKEKPRSFSPLVNPEEEAFFAGPQTRWKEFKMVVKVMIEFIRGFRMLHFIGPCVTVFGSARFEEKDRFYQLAVKVGERVSEMGFAVMTGGGPGIMEAANRGAKNVGGKSIGCNIILPFEQRPNPYLDKWMNFKYFFVRKVLLSKYSFAFVVMPGGFGTLDEFFEALTLIQTRVMKRFPIVLMCSDFHKHLYEYIQHLAEYGTIDKKDLDLFLLTDSVDEMEEHIRKFAIEGYGLKRRTDIEPEPILAENRI from the coding sequence ATGCTTAAAGAAAAACCCAGATCATTTTCTCCCCTTGTCAATCCGGAAGAGGAGGCGTTTTTTGCCGGACCACAGACCAGATGGAAAGAATTTAAAATGGTGGTCAAAGTAATGATTGAATTTATCCGGGGATTCAGGATGTTGCATTTTATTGGACCTTGTGTGACTGTTTTCGGCTCTGCGAGATTTGAAGAAAAGGACCGCTTTTATCAGTTGGCCGTAAAAGTGGGAGAGAGGGTTAGTGAAATGGGGTTTGCTGTGATGACAGGTGGGGGTCCAGGGATTATGGAAGCAGCCAATAGGGGTGCGAAGAATGTGGGTGGTAAATCCATCGGTTGTAACATTATCCTGCCTTTTGAGCAGCGCCCCAACCCCTATTTGGATAAGTGGATGAATTTTAAATATTTTTTCGTGAGAAAAGTATTGTTGTCTAAGTATAGTTTTGCTTTTGTTGTTATGCCGGGGGGATTTGGTACTTTGGATGAATTTTTTGAGGCCTTAACTTTGATTCAGACAAGGGTAATGAAAAGATTTCCGATTGTCCTGATGTGCTCAGACTTTCATAAGCACCTTTATGAATATATCCAGCACCTTGCGGAATACGGGACTATCGACAAGAAGGATCTTGATCTGTTCCTACTGACAGATTCTGTTGATGAAATGGAGGAGCATATCCGAAAATTTGCTATCGAAGGTTATGGTTTAAAGAGAAGGACTGATATTGAACCCGAACCTATCTTGGCTGAGAATAGGATATGA
- a CDS encoding ZIP family metal transporter, whose protein sequence is MDYFESLAIEIGPVKSALLATTFTWLLTALGASLVFFFKTIKRSVFDTMLGFTGGVMIAASFWSLLAPSIKNSEHLYPDHPWIPAAVGFLFGGLFIYSLDKFMPHLHINFGKEESEGVPTQFHKSTLLLLAITLHNIPEGLGVGILFGAAAHGIEGASFSAAIALAIGIGIQNFPEGLAVAMPLRRQGVSRRNSFWYGQLSAIVEPIAGVVGAIAVIHMQEVLPYALSFAAGAMIYVVVEEVIPETQRDKYTDLAVLGFMGGFTIMMILDVALG, encoded by the coding sequence ATGGATTATTTTGAGAGTTTGGCAATAGAAATCGGCCCGGTAAAATCGGCGTTATTGGCAACGACATTTACCTGGTTACTGACAGCTTTGGGAGCCTCATTGGTGTTTTTCTTCAAAACCATCAAAAGATCTGTATTCGACACCATGCTTGGTTTTACCGGTGGGGTGATGATAGCCGCCAGTTTTTGGTCTTTATTGGCCCCAAGCATAAAAAATTCAGAGCATTTATACCCTGACCACCCCTGGATTCCTGCTGCTGTTGGTTTCCTTTTTGGAGGTTTGTTCATTTACAGTCTGGACAAATTTATGCCCCACCTACATATCAACTTTGGCAAAGAAGAATCGGAAGGGGTGCCGACCCAATTTCACAAGTCCACTCTTTTGCTTTTGGCCATTACCCTGCACAATATTCCCGAAGGACTTGGCGTAGGTATTTTGTTCGGGGCAGCTGCCCATGGGATCGAAGGGGCTAGTTTTTCAGCCGCTATTGCCCTGGCAATTGGGATAGGCATACAAAATTTTCCCGAAGGGCTTGCCGTGGCTATGCCTTTAAGGAGGCAGGGGGTTAGCAGGAGAAACAGTTTTTGGTATGGCCAGCTTTCAGCCATTGTGGAACCTATTGCCGGAGTAGTTGGGGCTATTGCTGTCATCCACATGCAAGAAGTATTGCCTTATGCACTATCATTTGCTGCCGGAGCTATGATTTACGTGGTGGTGGAAGAGGTAATTCCTGAAACCCAAAGGGACAAATATACCGACTTGGCCGTATTGGGTTTCATGGGAGGGTTTACCATTATGATGATCTTAGATGTGGCTTTGGGGTAA
- a CDS encoding IS1380 family transposase, with amino-acid sequence MKITNSTEKITPFGGFNFVFNSFKNSGLPELIDNQLGVRALRGGFSYSDIFANHMAIFFNGGDCTEDINVHLRDALEQVPSFSVCSADTILRGIKELAVDTELFINPSSGVSHEFNINGKLNSLLLKSACKTGLLKSGVAYDLDYDNTVIPTEKYDSKKTYKHVYGYQPGVASIAHPEFSQAIPVYVEGRNGNSQAKYLQADTLTRMFGQLTNENIRIGRFRADSASYQEEVLRTLEAHTESFYIRANRCAKLDNILGSIAPEKWQKIRLGVQEMEVTDLSDYKPFGKDRSYRLVITRIRRKDGQADVFSGDAFTYRAILTNEHTSSNEAVVRFYNARGASERLFDVLNNDFGWSKLPCSFLAENTSFMLMTAMYANFYTYIIGEYSRKVDWLKPTDRLKKFIFRFITVSAKWIRTGRREVLKLFTSKDYKPILN; translated from the coding sequence ATGAAAATTACGAATTCGACAGAAAAAATCACACCTTTCGGAGGTTTTAATTTTGTTTTTAACTCTTTCAAAAATTCTGGTCTCCCAGAACTCATTGATAATCAATTGGGGGTTAGAGCCTTAAGGGGAGGGTTTTCATACAGTGACATTTTCGCCAATCATATGGCTATTTTCTTTAATGGTGGCGACTGTACTGAAGATATCAATGTTCACTTGAGAGACGCACTTGAACAGGTCCCTTCATTTTCAGTATGCAGTGCCGATACAATTCTGAGAGGTATCAAAGAGCTTGCTGTTGATACAGAACTCTTTATAAATCCGTCCAGTGGAGTAAGCCATGAATTTAATATCAATGGAAAACTCAACAGCTTGTTGTTAAAATCAGCTTGTAAGACCGGATTACTCAAGTCAGGTGTTGCTTACGACCTCGATTATGACAACACCGTCATTCCAACTGAAAAGTACGATTCAAAAAAGACATATAAACACGTCTATGGATATCAGCCAGGTGTAGCTTCCATAGCACATCCTGAATTTTCACAGGCCATTCCTGTGTACGTAGAGGGCAGAAATGGCAACAGTCAGGCCAAATATTTGCAGGCTGATACACTTACACGCATGTTTGGGCAGCTTACCAATGAAAATATCCGTATCGGAAGGTTCAGAGCCGATTCAGCATCCTATCAGGAAGAAGTTCTCCGCACACTGGAAGCACATACCGAAAGCTTTTATATACGGGCAAACAGATGTGCCAAACTGGATAATATCCTTGGAAGTATAGCCCCTGAGAAGTGGCAGAAAATACGTTTGGGTGTACAGGAAATGGAAGTTACTGACCTATCCGACTACAAACCTTTCGGTAAAGACAGGTCTTACAGGCTGGTCATTACCAGAATCAGGCGTAAAGACGGGCAGGCAGATGTGTTTAGTGGAGATGCATTTACTTACAGGGCTATTCTGACCAATGAACATACATCGTCCAATGAAGCTGTTGTAAGGTTTTATAACGCCCGGGGTGCAAGCGAACGCTTGTTTGATGTACTCAACAATGACTTTGGCTGGTCTAAGTTGCCCTGTTCGTTCCTTGCAGAGAATACCTCCTTTATGCTTATGACGGCTATGTATGCCAATTTTTACACCTATATCATTGGAGAGTATTCCAGAAAAGTTGATTGGCTTAAGCCTACCGACAGGCTCAAGAAGTTTATCTTCAGATTTATCACTGTTTCAGCCAAGTGGATAAGAACGGGAAGAAGAGAAGTGCTCAAACTGTTCACGAGTAAGGATTACAAGCCGATTTTGAACTAA
- a CDS encoding DsrE family protein — MLKHSILLFLLFISSQLTAQVVSNEPHQIIFQLVDGDSTTHSKFIRQLNNILEAAPNAKIEVVTHGMGVDLLKIKNNPFENPLKQLKERGVEFVVCENTLKQRNMKKEQFLPLAGFVPSAILELVMKQEKGWIYIKAGG; from the coding sequence ATGCTTAAACACTCCATCCTCCTTTTCCTTCTATTCATCAGTTCGCAGCTTACAGCACAAGTAGTATCCAATGAACCCCATCAGATCATCTTTCAATTGGTTGATGGGGACAGTACGACCCATTCCAAATTTATACGTCAGCTCAACAATATTTTGGAGGCGGCTCCTAATGCAAAAATAGAGGTAGTTACACACGGCATGGGGGTAGATTTACTCAAAATAAAGAACAATCCTTTTGAAAATCCATTGAAACAACTCAAGGAGAGGGGAGTTGAATTCGTTGTTTGTGAAAATACACTAAAACAAAGAAACATGAAGAAGGAACAGTTCCTTCCTTTGGCCGGATTTGTACCATCGGCTATTCTTGAATTGGTAATGAAGCAGGAAAAAGGCTGGATTTATATCAAGGCAGGAGGATAA
- a CDS encoding TonB-dependent receptor yields the protein MRIAFFLCFFLISTHSFSQTLVIRDWETKKPLEFVTVTDMGGKIQAISNENGEVDLSDFSKIEKLEIRLFGYRSQTKTYSQIQEENFRLFLYPSVVNLQQAVVSATKWEQNRQEIPSKISTITKANRELLNPQTAADLLGISGDVFIQKSQQGGGSPMIRGFSTNRLLYSVDGVRMNTAIFRSGNLHNVISLDPFAIESTEVFFGPGSIVYGSDAIGAVMSFQTIKPELVDTGDKKIQGSLTLRGNTANNEKTGHLHLKYGGKKWAGVSSFTRYDFGDLRMGSKGPEEFLRPVFVVRTDGTDKVEPNPKPLIQVPTGYQQTNLMQKLRYSPNEQWDVQYAFHYSETSDFPRYDRLIRFRPNGLPRSAEWFYGPQIWMMNHLKISQQGKSKIYDQMTLSLSQQRFEESRIDRNFNDPIRRTRIEKVDAFAANLDFLKEWTEKKETKLFYGAEIVTNKVNSSGTDKNILTGNINRAASRYPNANWSSQALYANFQQRISSKSLIQSGIRYNRFSLDADFSQNLEFYPLPFSRSKNQEGALNASLGWVYTPQESWIFHVNASTGFRAPNVDDIGKVFDSEPGTVMVPNPNLKAEYAYNLEVNAGKILSESVMLDFTTYYTRLDNALVRRKATLNGMDSIIYDGELSRVLSLKNAAFVEIIGLQAALEIKFDTHWSFSSKLNIQKGTEETDDGTRSPSRHAPPIFGVSRLEYKNAKLRIQLFSEYAGSFSFEQLPLEERGKPELYAIDQNGNPFSPSWATINLMAKYQLHKLFTVSSGLENITDVRYRTYSSGVAAPGRNFILSLTANF from the coding sequence ATGAGAATTGCGTTTTTTCTTTGTTTTTTCCTGATATCCACCCATTCATTCTCCCAAACTTTGGTAATTAGGGATTGGGAAACCAAAAAGCCACTGGAGTTTGTCACAGTTACTGACATGGGTGGTAAGATACAGGCTATTTCCAATGAAAATGGCGAGGTGGATCTAAGTGATTTTTCCAAAATTGAAAAATTGGAAATCAGGCTTTTTGGGTACAGGAGTCAAACAAAAACCTATTCCCAGATCCAGGAAGAGAACTTCAGGCTCTTCCTCTACCCAAGTGTGGTAAATCTGCAACAAGCGGTAGTATCTGCTACAAAATGGGAACAAAACAGGCAGGAAATCCCTTCCAAAATCTCCACCATAACAAAGGCCAACAGGGAATTGCTTAATCCCCAGACAGCCGCTGATTTACTGGGAATTTCAGGAGATGTCTTTATCCAAAAAAGCCAACAAGGTGGAGGTAGTCCCATGATCAGGGGATTTTCTACTAACCGGTTACTTTATTCTGTGGATGGGGTTAGGATGAATACGGCCATTTTTAGAAGCGGGAACCTTCATAATGTCATCTCTTTAGACCCTTTTGCCATAGAAAGTACAGAAGTATTCTTCGGTCCTGGATCCATTGTTTACGGAAGTGATGCCATAGGAGCAGTGATGAGTTTTCAAACCATTAAGCCGGAATTGGTGGATACAGGGGACAAGAAGATTCAAGGCAGTCTAACTTTAAGAGGAAATACAGCTAACAATGAAAAAACAGGGCACCTACATTTGAAATACGGAGGTAAAAAATGGGCTGGAGTAAGTAGTTTTACCCGGTACGATTTTGGGGATTTAAGAATGGGCAGTAAAGGACCTGAAGAATTCCTCAGGCCTGTTTTTGTGGTGAGAACAGATGGCACAGATAAGGTTGAGCCCAATCCTAAACCGCTTATTCAGGTGCCTACAGGATATCAGCAAACCAACCTGATGCAAAAATTGAGGTACTCGCCCAATGAACAATGGGATGTACAATATGCATTTCATTATTCTGAAACATCTGATTTCCCACGATATGACAGACTGATCCGATTCAGGCCAAATGGATTGCCCCGATCTGCCGAGTGGTTTTACGGGCCCCAGATCTGGATGATGAACCACCTTAAAATTAGTCAACAAGGAAAGAGCAAAATTTATGATCAAATGACCTTGAGTCTCTCCCAACAAAGATTTGAGGAGAGCCGGATTGATAGGAATTTCAATGATCCCATTAGAAGGACCAGAATTGAAAAAGTAGATGCTTTTGCCGCAAATTTGGATTTTCTTAAAGAATGGACTGAAAAAAAAGAAACGAAATTATTTTATGGCGCAGAAATAGTCACGAACAAAGTAAACTCAAGCGGAACAGATAAAAACATTCTTACAGGAAATATCAACCGTGCTGCTTCAAGATATCCCAATGCCAATTGGAGCTCTCAGGCCTTATATGCCAATTTCCAACAGCGTATTTCTTCCAAATCCCTGATCCAATCAGGAATCAGGTATAACAGATTTAGCTTAGATGCTGACTTTTCCCAAAACCTGGAATTTTACCCCCTACCCTTTTCCAGAAGCAAAAATCAAGAAGGCGCCCTGAATGCCAGTTTGGGATGGGTTTACACGCCTCAGGAAAGCTGGATTTTCCACGTCAACGCTTCTACAGGATTCCGGGCCCCTAATGTGGATGATATCGGTAAAGTTTTTGATTCAGAACCCGGAACCGTAATGGTACCCAATCCAAATTTAAAAGCAGAATATGCTTACAATCTGGAAGTAAATGCAGGAAAAATCCTTTCTGAATCCGTCATGCTGGATTTTACAACCTATTACACGAGGCTGGACAATGCTTTGGTCAGAAGGAAAGCTACCCTAAACGGCATGGACAGCATCATCTATGATGGGGAGTTAAGCAGGGTACTTTCTCTTAAAAATGCAGCGTTTGTAGAAATCATAGGCCTGCAGGCTGCCCTGGAAATCAAGTTTGATACCCATTGGAGTTTTTCTTCCAAACTGAACATACAAAAAGGCACAGAAGAAACAGATGATGGAACAAGAAGTCCTTCAAGACATGCGCCACCAATATTTGGAGTAAGCAGACTTGAATATAAAAATGCCAAACTCCGAATTCAGTTGTTCAGCGAATATGCAGGGAGCTTCAGTTTCGAACAATTACCTTTGGAAGAAAGGGGAAAACCCGAACTCTATGCCATTGATCAAAACGGCAACCCATTCAGTCCTTCTTGGGCTACCATTAACCTGATGGCCAAATATCAGCTTCACAAATTATTTACTGTAAGTTCAGGATTGGAAAACATCACAGATGTCAGATACAGAACCTATAGTTCAGGTGTTGCTGCTCCGGGAAGAAATTTTATCCTTTCATTAACTGCTAATTTTTAG
- a CDS encoding NAD(P)/FAD-dependent oxidoreductase, whose translation MSHFKILIIGGGTAGITVAAQLKRKDKSLSIGLIEPSENHYYQPAWTLVGAGTYNFEKTRRKEADYIPKGVEWIKDFATEIQPEKNSVSTKSSGTFTYDFLVVAPGLVMNYDLLPGLKEAMESDYVGSVYTDPEKFWKILQNFKGGNAVYTQANTPIKCGGAPQKIMYLSEHFFRKKGIRKDANVIFATPGTVIFGVKEIAETLTKIIQSRGIYFKPFYAPIKIDGQKKEITFKYIKPDTENLESVIDPKLAEKVTGDHEITIKYDLLHLAPPQQAPEFIRNSSLVYQEGPHKGWLEVDINTLQHMKYPNIFGLGDVVGLPTAKTGAAVRKQAPVVVGNILQLIKRDKLGTKIYEGYSSCPLVTGYGKMVLAEFKYNNVRDSDPLISKFVDTTKEQFSMWLLKKYGLPFMYWNLMLRGKA comes from the coding sequence ATGAGCCACTTTAAAATATTGATTATTGGCGGTGGGACTGCCGGAATTACTGTAGCTGCCCAGCTGAAAAGAAAAGACAAATCGCTCTCAATTGGTTTAATTGAGCCATCTGAAAACCATTATTACCAGCCCGCCTGGACACTGGTGGGTGCAGGAACTTATAACTTTGAAAAAACAAGGCGGAAAGAAGCTGACTACATCCCAAAAGGCGTAGAATGGATTAAAGACTTTGCCACTGAAATACAACCTGAAAAAAATTCAGTCAGTACAAAATCATCCGGAACCTTCACTTATGATTTCCTGGTAGTTGCTCCTGGCCTGGTCATGAACTATGACCTGCTCCCTGGCCTTAAAGAAGCAATGGAATCAGATTATGTAGGGTCGGTATATACAGACCCCGAAAAATTCTGGAAAATCCTTCAAAATTTCAAAGGAGGAAATGCTGTTTATACCCAAGCAAATACTCCAATAAAATGTGGGGGAGCCCCACAAAAAATCATGTACCTTTCTGAGCATTTCTTTAGAAAAAAAGGAATCAGAAAAGATGCTAATGTCATATTCGCAACGCCGGGTACGGTTATTTTTGGGGTAAAAGAAATAGCCGAAACATTGACCAAAATTATTCAGAGCAGGGGCATTTATTTCAAACCCTTCTATGCCCCAATAAAAATTGACGGTCAGAAAAAAGAAATTACATTTAAATATATCAAACCGGATACGGAAAATTTAGAATCCGTAATAGATCCAAAGCTTGCGGAAAAGGTGACCGGGGACCATGAAATCACCATAAAATATGATCTCTTGCATCTTGCACCTCCTCAACAGGCTCCGGAATTCATCAGAAATTCATCTTTGGTCTATCAAGAAGGCCCACATAAAGGTTGGCTGGAAGTTGACATCAATACCCTACAGCACATGAAGTACCCCAATATCTTTGGCCTTGGAGATGTGGTAGGCTTACCCACAGCCAAAACGGGGGCTGCTGTCAGAAAACAGGCACCTGTGGTGGTTGGAAATATTCTACAACTGATAAAGCGGGACAAACTGGGCACCAAAATCTACGAAGGATATTCTTCCTGCCCCTTGGTTACCGGATATGGAAAAATGGTACTTGCGGAATTCAAATACAATAACGTCAGAGACAGTGATCCACTGATATCCAAATTTGTAGACACTACAAAAGAACAGTTTTCTATGTGGCTTCTGAAAAAATATGGCCTTCCATTTATGTATTGGAACTTAATGCTAAGAGGCAAAGCATAA
- a CDS encoding nucleoside deaminase: MTEEQKSFMKMAIEISRSGMQAGKGGPFGCVIVKDGKIIGSGSNSVLSTNDPTAHAEIVAIRDACKNLGNFQLEGCELYTSCEPCPMCLGAIYWARPSKVFYANTKKDAAEAGFDDQFIYEELKLPYNLRKIPFEQGMRDSAKEVFQEWVLKEDKTLY; this comes from the coding sequence ATGACAGAGGAACAAAAGTCCTTTATGAAAATGGCCATAGAAATTTCCAGATCTGGAATGCAGGCTGGAAAAGGTGGTCCATTTGGATGTGTGATTGTTAAAGATGGAAAAATTATTGGGTCAGGATCCAATTCTGTGCTTTCGACCAATGACCCTACTGCACATGCTGAAATTGTGGCCATCAGGGATGCATGCAAAAACCTTGGAAACTTCCAGTTGGAAGGTTGTGAACTTTATACTTCTTGTGAACCCTGCCCTATGTGTTTGGGTGCCATCTATTGGGCAAGGCCTTCAAAGGTTTTTTATGCCAATACCAAGAAGGATGCAGCAGAGGCAGGTTTTGATGACCAATTCATTTATGAAGAACTTAAACTTCCTTATAATTTGAGAAAAATTCCATTTGAGCAGGGAATGCGGGACTCCGCTAAAGAGGTATTCCAGGAATGGGTATTGAAAGAAGACAAAACCTTATATTAA
- a CDS encoding LytR/AlgR family response regulator transcription factor, with product MKIRCIAVDDEPLALDLISKFIEQTSFLSLEAKFDNAIEALGYINQNDIDLVFLDIQMPDLSGMELARIIDGKKSFTKPRIIFTTAYNQFAVEGYKVDALDYLLKPFSYEEFLRASTKAYQFFEQQKKSESENKAQESNSDYIFLKVEYQLVKVMLQDITHVEAYKDYVKVYLKDKKNPLLSLTSMKNMEELLPKEKFMRVHRSFIINLDHIDSVARNIIHIGEHQITISDNYKDVFANFLSKWLG from the coding sequence ATGAAAATCAGGTGTATAGCTGTTGATGACGAACCTCTTGCCCTTGACCTGATCAGCAAGTTCATTGAACAGACCTCCTTTCTTTCCCTGGAAGCCAAATTTGATAATGCCATTGAGGCCTTGGGTTATATCAACCAAAATGACATAGATCTGGTGTTTTTGGATATTCAGATGCCGGATTTATCTGGCATGGAACTCGCCAGAATCATTGATGGCAAGAAATCCTTTACTAAACCAAGAATCATATTTACAACTGCCTATAATCAATTTGCGGTAGAAGGTTACAAAGTAGACGCACTGGATTACCTGCTCAAACCCTTCAGTTATGAGGAGTTCTTAAGAGCCTCTACTAAAGCCTATCAGTTTTTTGAGCAACAGAAAAAGTCTGAGTCGGAGAATAAAGCTCAGGAATCCAATTCAGATTACATTTTTCTTAAAGTGGAGTACCAATTGGTGAAAGTAATGCTTCAAGACATCACCCATGTGGAAGCCTACAAAGATTATGTTAAAGTCTATTTGAAGGACAAAAAAAATCCACTGCTCTCACTTACCAGTATGAAAAACATGGAAGAGCTTTTGCCAAAGGAAAAATTCATGAGGGTGCACCGCTCTTTCATCATCAATCTTGACCATATCGATTCCGTCGCCCGGAATATTATCCATATCGGTGAGCATCAAATCACCATCAGTGACAACTACAAAGATGTTTTCGCAAACTTCCTGAGCAAATGGCTTGGCTGA